In a genomic window of Ranitomeya imitator isolate aRanImi1 chromosome 5, aRanImi1.pri, whole genome shotgun sequence:
- the LOC138681736 gene encoding uncharacterized protein — translation MSANEQDCVRALIEMYRSLPCLWKIKSADYSNRYKKKDAYEKLVAIYKEHHPTETVDEHIVRKKIQALRTVYKKELNKVEKSLKSGAGTDDVYVPKLWYYDLLAFTRDQEIPRPCQTVTSICAPSPEENLPESPDEHVPLQQRERPEGNDVQSHQSSRSPCLEDQRRPQRPSRKRKSTAGTPVDLLAMANNILSKHAATQLSAFPTLVEERLKKLDVTQRSHAERLMFDVLNAAAAGKLSDTSMLNITERQPSSQFYLGPPQEPMHSTPVRRPGPHHSQFWTPPAPPSFADFSQGPPTSTDRYSEMGTYYQNL, via the exons atgtctgccaatgaacaagactgtgttcgggcactcatagagatgtaccgctccctgccctgcttgtggaagataaagtcggcggattacagcaaccgctacaaaaagaaagatgcgtatgagaagctggtggccatctacaaggagcatcatcccactgagacggtggatgaacacattgtgcgtaaaaaaatccaggctctccgcacagtctacaaaaaagagttgaacaaggtggaaaagtcgctgaagtctggggccggaactgacgacgtctatgtgcccaagttgtggtactatgacctgctggcgttcactcgGGACCAGGAAATTCCTCGTCCGTGCCAGACTGTCACAAGCATATGTGCACCATCGCCTGAAGAGAACCTGCCCGAGTCTCCggacgagcat gtgcctcttcaacagcgggaaagaccagaagggaacgatgtccagtcccatcagtcctccagaagcccgtgtctcgaggatcagagacgtccacagcggccatctcgcaaaagaaagtcgacagcggggacacctgtggatctcctggcaatgGCTAACAACATCTTGTCCAAGCATGCGGCAACCCAGCTCTCCGCATTCCCAACCTTGGTTGAGGAACGGTTAAAAAAATTGGACGTTACCCAACGATCTCACGCGGAGCGATTGATGTTTGACGTTCTGAACGCGGCAGCCGCTGGAAAACTGAGCGACACATCTATGTTGAACATCACTGAGCGTCAGCCCAGTAGCCAGTTTTATTTGGGACCAccacaggagcccatgcacagcactcctgtccgcagaccaggcccacatcattctcagttctggacaccacctgcacctccttcttttgcagacttttcacaagGACCTCCTACGTCCACGGACCGGTACAGCGAGATGGGCACCTACTATCAAAATTTGTAG
- the LOC138681735 gene encoding uncharacterized protein, protein MSLSDVPAIVAAALLLEAQNQLEAEARNNRAKRQRRMWTRQWLQKRNQLSHMGLIRELKENNPHDFKNYLRMSEDSFNFLLEAVEPYIRRQNTRMRAAVPVDERLAVTLRFLATGRSMQDLHYCAAISRTLLSVIIPETCKAIISALHQNYMPFPETPDDWKEISRGFHEQWQFPNCGGALDGKHVRITQPPHSGSFYYNYKGYFSVILMALVNANYEFVSVSVGINGRLSDGGVLELTDFGDRLKENKLALPPNSDTTENMNFVFVGDEAFPLHPNLLKPFSQKTLTPERRIFNYRLSRARRVVENAFGIMANRFRVFHTAMNMKLSSIDSVVLACCVLHNFLRRRDATAYSPPQYVDSVDPANGDITQGEWRLDEHRVSGLESLGSGSNNDDATNCREKYCDFFNGPGAVSWQHQQL, encoded by the coding sequence atgtctctttcggatgtacctgcgattgtagcggctgcattgctgttagaagctcagaaccagctggaggctgaagcgcgaaacaatcgtgcaaagcgacagcgccgcatgtggaccagacagtggctgcagaagaggaatcaattgtcccacatgggcctaatcagggaactgaaggagaacaacccgcatgatttcaagaactacctgagaatgtccgaggattcatttaatttcctacttgaagctgtggaaccttatattaggcggcaaaatacaaggatgcgagctgctgtccctgtggatgagagactggctgttacgctccggttcctggcgactggaaggtctatgcaagacttgcattactgcgctgcgatttcccgaaccctactcagcgtcataattccggagacatgtaaagcaattatctctgctttacaccaaaattacatgcctttcccggagaccccggatgattggaaagagatttcaaggggatttcatgagcaatggcagttccctaattgcgggggtgccttggatgggaaacatgtccgcatcacccaaccaccacactccggctccttttattataactataagggttatttcagcgtaattctgatggccctcgttaatgcgaactacgaatttgtaagtgtgtctgtagggattaacgggagattatctgatggcggagttttggagctaaccgattttggggaccgcttgaaagaaaacaaactggccttgcctcccaacagtgacactactgaaaacatgaactttgtgtttgtcggagatgaggcgttcccactgcatcccaaccttttgaagccattctcccagaaaactctgacacctgagcggcgcatatttaattaccggctttcgagagctagacgcgttgtggagaatgcgtttggaatcatggcaaaccgatttcgtgttttccacactgcaatgaacatgaaactatcgtctatagactctgtggttcttgcttgttgcgtcctccacaactttttgcgccgccgtgatgccactgcatacagccctccacagtatgtagactctgttgaccctgcaaacggggatataacccagggagaatggcgtctagatgagcacagggtttctggcctggaaagtctgggatccggaagcaacaatgatgacgcgacaaattgcagggaaaaatactgtgactttttcaatggtccaggggctgtctcatggcagcaccaacaattgtag